In one window of Rhodopseudomonas palustris HaA2 DNA:
- the mepA gene encoding penicillin-insensitive murein endopeptidase produces the protein MRRRSIPARWLLAAALLGASVPSAWAQDKGTVDPKPLPPLANPNDPELAARELFGRRYLPAALPPRPIGFYARGCLAGAEALPITGKTWQVMRLSRNRFYAYPAMVDLVARLSRKAHSDAGWPGILVGDMSQPRGGPMLTGHASHQVGLDADIWLTPMPNRQLSRNEREEMSAVMMVRRDRLDIDPAAWTPTHWKVIRAAAQEPQVERIFANAAIKKALCREAKGDRGWLNKVRPMYGHDYHFHIRIKCPPGLAGCEAQPETPQGEGCAPADLAYWFSDAVLHPKPPKVPPKPKRQLTLAELPAECRAVLNAPDKKID, from the coding sequence CGATCCGAAGCCGCTGCCGCCGCTCGCCAACCCCAACGATCCCGAACTCGCCGCGCGCGAACTGTTCGGCCGCCGGTATCTGCCCGCCGCGCTGCCGCCGCGGCCGATCGGGTTCTACGCCCGCGGCTGCCTTGCCGGCGCCGAGGCGCTGCCGATCACCGGCAAGACCTGGCAGGTGATGCGGCTGTCGCGCAATCGGTTCTACGCCTATCCGGCGATGGTCGATCTGGTGGCGCGGCTGTCGCGGAAGGCGCACAGCGACGCCGGCTGGCCGGGCATTCTGGTCGGCGACATGTCGCAGCCGCGCGGCGGGCCGATGCTGACCGGCCACGCCAGCCATCAGGTCGGGCTCGACGCCGACATCTGGCTGACGCCGATGCCGAACCGGCAGCTGTCGCGCAACGAGCGCGAGGAGATGTCGGCGGTGATGATGGTGCGCCGCGACCGGCTCGACATCGATCCCGCGGCCTGGACGCCGACGCATTGGAAAGTGATCCGCGCCGCCGCGCAGGAGCCTCAAGTCGAGCGCATCTTCGCCAACGCCGCGATCAAGAAGGCGCTGTGCCGCGAGGCCAAGGGCGACCGCGGCTGGCTCAACAAGGTGCGGCCGATGTACGGCCATGATTACCACTTCCACATCCGCATCAAATGCCCGCCCGGTCTCGCCGGCTGCGAGGCGCAACCCGAAACTCCGCAAGGCGAGGGCTGCGCGCCCGCCGACCTCGCCTACTGGTTCTCCGACGCGGTGCTGCATCCCAAGCCGCCGAAAGTGCCGCCGAAGCCGAAGCGCCAGCTCACCCTCGCCGAACTGCCGGCGGAATGCCGCGCCGTGCTGAACGCGCCCGACAAGAAGATCGACTAG
- a CDS encoding potassium/proton antiporter → MGSLDTVSIAILLGAVLVMAGILSSLLALRFGAPLLLVFLVLGMLAGEAGPGGLKFDDLSTTYLVGSVALALILFDGGLRTRFSTIKAVLAPSMGLATVGVLLTALITAPVAYYALDLNWTEALLAGAVIASTDAAAVFLLVHSQGLRLRPRVGATLEVESGTNDPFAVFLTLMLVGLITRGESSTWYVVVEFLWEALLGTAIGVIGGRMVVMALNRVALPQGLHAPFVATAALVVFGAAQISHASGFLAVYLAGMIIGNQPTRAHNSVVAFLDAATWLAQIVMFVLLGLLVSPQRLMSSIGPAVVVALALMLVARPVAVFLCLAPFRFNWRERLFIAWVGLRGAVAIFLASIPMLVGLPKAYLYFDVAFVVVIISLLLQGWTLGPAARKLHVALQRTDRGPRRIELDLPGQLEKQLVGYPVRAKSLYLKRGLIPSWSKPTLVIRDERILTPEEAEPVAPGDYLYLLAPPEKAEALDRFFVDMPPSTAPDPHLLGDFIVPGETTLGDLAAAYGVNVPTGEEALTLADYFDIHLDRAPTVGAEVKLDTIVLVARSLGGGRVNVVGLRLPEDEDDAPPPTRVQKARRKLSKVWSQLSGV, encoded by the coding sequence ATGGGTTCACTCGACACGGTCAGCATAGCCATCCTGCTCGGCGCGGTCCTGGTGATGGCGGGGATTCTGTCGAGCCTGCTGGCGCTGCGGTTCGGCGCCCCGTTGCTGCTGGTCTTTCTCGTGCTCGGCATGCTGGCCGGCGAGGCGGGACCCGGCGGCCTGAAATTCGACGATCTCTCCACCACCTATCTGGTCGGCTCGGTGGCGCTGGCGCTGATTCTGTTCGACGGCGGATTGCGGACGCGATTCTCGACCATCAAGGCGGTGCTGGCGCCGTCGATGGGGCTAGCGACGGTCGGCGTGCTGCTGACCGCACTGATCACCGCCCCGGTTGCCTATTATGCGCTCGACCTCAACTGGACCGAGGCACTGCTGGCCGGCGCCGTGATCGCCTCCACCGACGCCGCGGCGGTGTTCCTGCTGGTGCATTCGCAGGGGTTGCGGCTGCGGCCGCGCGTCGGCGCGACGCTGGAGGTCGAATCCGGCACCAACGATCCGTTCGCGGTGTTCCTGACGCTGATGCTGGTCGGGCTGATCACCCGCGGCGAGTCCTCGACCTGGTATGTCGTGGTCGAATTTCTGTGGGAGGCCCTGCTCGGCACCGCGATCGGCGTGATCGGCGGCCGAATGGTGGTGATGGCGCTGAATCGGGTGGCGCTGCCGCAGGGGCTGCACGCGCCGTTCGTCGCCACCGCGGCGCTGGTGGTGTTCGGCGCCGCGCAGATCTCGCACGCCTCGGGGTTCCTCGCCGTCTACCTCGCTGGCATGATCATCGGCAACCAGCCGACCCGCGCGCATAATTCGGTGGTGGCGTTCCTCGACGCCGCGACCTGGCTGGCGCAGATCGTGATGTTCGTGCTGCTCGGCCTGTTGGTGTCGCCGCAGCGGCTGATGTCGAGCATCGGCCCGGCGGTGGTGGTGGCGCTGGCGCTGATGCTGGTGGCGCGGCCGGTCGCCGTATTCCTGTGTCTGGCGCCGTTCCGGTTCAACTGGCGGGAGCGGCTGTTCATCGCCTGGGTGGGGTTGCGCGGCGCGGTCGCGATCTTCCTGGCCTCGATCCCGATGCTGGTCGGGCTGCCGAAGGCCTATCTGTATTTCGACGTCGCCTTCGTGGTGGTGATCATCTCGCTGCTGCTGCAGGGCTGGACGCTGGGGCCGGCGGCGCGCAAGCTTCACGTCGCCCTGCAGCGCACCGATCGCGGCCCGCGCCGGATCGAGCTTGACCTGCCCGGCCAGCTCGAGAAGCAACTGGTCGGCTATCCGGTGCGCGCCAAGAGCCTGTATCTGAAGCGCGGGCTGATCCCGTCCTGGTCGAAGCCGACGCTGGTGATCCGCGACGAGCGCATCCTGACGCCGGAAGAGGCCGAACCGGTCGCGCCCGGCGACTATCTGTATCTGCTGGCGCCGCCCGAAAAGGCCGAAGCGCTCGACCGCTTCTTCGTCGACATGCCGCCCTCGACCGCGCCCGACCCGCATCTGCTCGGCGATTTCATCGTGCCGGGCGAGACCACGCTCGGCGATCTCGCAGCGGCCTACGGCGTCAACGTGCCGACCGGCGAGGAGGCGCTGACGCTGGCCGATTATTTCGACATCCATCTCGACCGCGCCCCGACCGTCGGCGCCGAGGTGAAGCTCGACACGATCGTCCTCGTCGCGCGCAGCCTCGGCGGCGGCCGGGTCAATGTCGTCGGCCTGCGGCTGCCGGAAGACGAAGACGACGCCCCGCCGCCGACGCGGGTGCAGAAAGCCCGGCGCAAGCTGTCGAAGGTCTGGTCGCAACTGTCCGGGGTGTGA
- a CDS encoding mechanosensitive ion channel family protein — protein sequence MIDFTQASEALLSAARSVGAEFTAPWFYAQLGIIITALGVGLGGGALIKARVDLTTLTMGWPVPLRTFLRVVVDSAWTALFALTLILARVVMLHATWPSRSYLIGIAAKLALAWLLIRLVTSILRNAFLIRVVSVSAWCVAALSIIGQLFPVLEALDSVAIVVGDLRLSPLLVIKLCVLLAIALWLANIASNFFEGRINRTADLTPSVQVLLIKLMRIGLMVFAIALTMSAVGINLQALAVFSGAVGVGIGFGLQKIFGNFISGVILLADKSVKPGDLVTIGDSSGKISAMNTRYISVAAGDGREFLIPNEDLITQKVVNWTYTDRNTLVKVAFATNYDADPRLVCQLAIDVATNVARASKAKPPGCILTEFTDTGMKFALTFWIAEPDGMDAVKSEAMLGLWDAFKREGIRVPYPVREIRVRGGALPVETIVEVPR from the coding sequence ATGATCGATTTCACCCAGGCCTCCGAGGCGCTGCTGTCGGCTGCGCGTTCGGTCGGCGCTGAATTCACCGCGCCCTGGTTCTATGCCCAGCTCGGCATCATCATCACCGCGCTCGGGGTCGGGCTCGGCGGCGGCGCGCTGATCAAGGCGCGGGTCGACCTGACCACGCTGACGATGGGCTGGCCGGTACCGTTGCGGACGTTCCTGCGGGTGGTGGTCGACAGCGCCTGGACCGCGCTCTTCGCGCTGACCCTGATCCTGGCGCGCGTGGTGATGTTGCACGCGACCTGGCCGAGCCGCAGCTATCTGATCGGCATCGCCGCCAAGCTGGCGCTGGCCTGGCTTCTGATCCGGCTGGTCACCAGCATCCTGCGCAACGCCTTCCTGATCCGGGTGGTGTCGGTCTCGGCCTGGTGCGTGGCGGCGCTCAGCATCATCGGGCAATTGTTTCCGGTGCTGGAGGCGCTGGATTCGGTCGCGATCGTGGTCGGCGATCTGCGGCTGTCGCCGCTGCTGGTGATCAAACTCTGCGTGCTGCTGGCGATCGCGCTGTGGCTCGCCAATATCGCCAGCAATTTCTTCGAGGGCCGGATCAACCGGACCGCGGACCTGACGCCGTCGGTGCAGGTGCTGCTGATCAAGCTGATGCGGATCGGCCTGATGGTGTTCGCGATCGCGCTGACGATGAGCGCGGTCGGCATCAATCTGCAGGCGCTGGCGGTGTTCTCCGGCGCGGTCGGCGTCGGCATCGGTTTCGGGTTGCAGAAGATCTTCGGCAATTTCATCTCGGGCGTGATCCTGCTCGCCGACAAATCGGTCAAGCCCGGCGATCTCGTCACCATCGGCGACAGTTCCGGCAAGATCAGCGCGATGAACACGCGCTATATTTCGGTGGCGGCCGGCGACGGCCGTGAATTCCTGATCCCGAACGAGGATTTGATCACCCAGAAGGTGGTCAACTGGACCTACACCGACAGGAACACGCTGGTGAAGGTCGCCTTCGCCACCAATTACGACGCCGATCCCCGCCTCGTCTGCCAGCTCGCGATCGACGTCGCGACGAACGTGGCGCGGGCGTCGAAGGCCAAGCCGCCGGGCTGCATCCTCACCGAATTCACCGATACGGGGATGAAATTCGCCCTGACCTTCTGGATCGCCGAGCCGGACGGCATGGACGCGGTCAAAAGCGAGGCGATGCTCGGGCTGTGGGACGCGTTCAAGCGCGAGGGCATCCGGGTGCCCTATCCGGTGCGCGAGATCCGCGTCCGCGGCGGCGCGCTGCCGGTCGAGACTATCGTCGAGGTGCCGCGTTGA
- the map gene encoding type I methionyl aminopeptidase, whose product MSYVDASDTALRKTGQIKLHGAAGFAGMRKAGQVVAQCLDELVDIVKPGVPTSAIDDFVRDFAFSHGAFPATLMYRGYRYSTCTSINHVVCHGMPGDRPLKEGDIVNVDVTMIVDGWYGDSSRMYPVGPIARKAERLIDVTYESLLRGIAAVKPGATTGDIGHAIQSFVEPQQMSVVRDFCGHGLGRLFHDEPNIIHVGSPGQGVVLKPGMFFTIEPMINLGKPYVKILSDGWTAVTRDRSLSAQFEHSIGVTKDGCEIFTLSPKQLDKPPFQS is encoded by the coding sequence ATGAGCTACGTGGACGCCTCCGACACCGCCCTGCGCAAGACCGGGCAGATCAAATTGCACGGCGCCGCCGGTTTCGCCGGCATGCGCAAGGCCGGTCAGGTCGTGGCGCAATGCCTCGACGAACTGGTCGACATCGTCAAACCCGGGGTGCCGACCTCGGCGATCGACGATTTCGTCCGCGATTTCGCCTTCAGCCACGGTGCCTTTCCGGCGACGCTGATGTATCGCGGCTATCGCTATTCGACCTGCACCTCGATCAATCACGTGGTCTGCCACGGCATGCCGGGCGACCGGCCGCTGAAGGAAGGCGACATCGTCAATGTCGACGTGACGATGATCGTCGACGGCTGGTACGGCGATTCCAGCCGGATGTATCCGGTCGGTCCGATTGCGCGCAAAGCCGAGCGGCTGATCGACGTCACCTACGAGTCGCTGCTGCGCGGCATCGCGGCGGTCAAGCCGGGCGCCACCACCGGCGACATCGGGCACGCGATCCAGAGTTTCGTCGAGCCGCAGCAGATGAGCGTGGTGCGGGATTTCTGCGGCCACGGCCTCGGCCGGCTGTTCCACGATGAGCCGAACATCATCCATGTCGGCTCGCCCGGCCAGGGCGTTGTGCTGAAGCCCGGCATGTTCTTCACCATCGAGCCGATGATCAATCTCGGCAAACCCTATGTGAAGATCCTGTCCGACGGCTGGACCGCGGTGACCCGCGACCGCTCGCTGTCGGCGCAGTTCGAGCACTCGATCGGCGTCACCAAGGACGGCTGCGAGATCTTCACGCTGTCGCCCAAGCAACTCGACAAGCCGCCGTTCCAGAGCTGA
- a CDS encoding ActR/PrrA/RegA family redox response regulator transcription factor has translation MNAIPELNDHADRSLLIVEDDKPFLERLSRAMETRGFEVTSCDSVSSGLAQIGKAAPAFAVVDLRLGDGNGLDVVSALKKERPDARAIVLTGYGNIATAVTAVKMGAVDYLSKPADADDVVAALLASGTEKSELPNNPMSADRVRWEHIQRIYEMCNRNVSETARRLNMHRRTLQRILAKRAPR, from the coding sequence GTGAATGCCATCCCCGAATTGAACGACCACGCCGATCGCTCGCTGCTGATCGTGGAGGACGACAAGCCGTTCCTGGAGCGGCTGTCACGGGCGATGGAGACCCGCGGCTTCGAGGTCACGTCGTGTGACAGCGTCTCCAGCGGCCTCGCCCAGATCGGCAAGGCGGCGCCGGCTTTCGCCGTGGTCGACCTGCGGCTCGGCGACGGCAACGGCCTCGACGTGGTGTCGGCGCTGAAGAAGGAGCGCCCGGACGCGCGCGCCATCGTGCTCACCGGCTACGGCAACATCGCCACCGCGGTGACGGCGGTGAAGATGGGCGCGGTCGACTATCTGTCGAAGCCGGCCGATGCCGACGACGTCGTCGCCGCTCTGCTCGCCAGCGGTACTGAGAAATCCGAGCTGCCGAACAATCCGATGTCGGCCGATCGCGTCCGCTGGGAGCACATCCAGCGGATCTACGAGATGTGCAACCGCAACGTCTCCGAAACCGCCCGTCGCCTCAACATGCACCGCCGCACCCTGCAGCGCATCCTCGCCAAGCGCGCCCCGCGCTGA
- a CDS encoding ActS/PrrB/RegB family redox-sensitive histidine kinase: protein MSDDLISADFRHPRRHVRLDTILRLRWLAALGQLSAIFIVAQGLEFDFAVLPCLAIIFASAVVNLGLQIAFNPMQRMEPIYAALLLALNIAELAGLLYFTGGLQNPFAFLFLGPVLIAATALPTRMTIALGVFAAGCAALLGYNHQPLPWAGDEAVQLPEIYLVGVWLSILLAIGVTSVYTFQVTEEARKLADALSATELVLEREQHLTQIDGLAAAAAHELGTPLSTIFLISRELEKTAPPEMAGDLKTLREQAQRCREILAKISHLNAAGAPFDMMPLSTLIEEAVAPHRDFGVTIKIRVAVSGVAEPVVMRNPAILYGIGNILENAVDFARDTVEVNAWWNAETVQIMISDDGPGIKPDLLKRIGEPYLSRRRHADDASNERSGLGLGVFIARTLLERTGAKVSFRNKLFPDHGAVVQLTWPRNRFENSEISAVAEV from the coding sequence ATGTCCGACGATCTGATCTCCGCCGATTTCCGCCATCCGCGCCGCCATGTGCGGCTCGACACCATTCTCCGGCTACGCTGGCTCGCCGCGCTGGGCCAGCTCTCGGCGATCTTCATCGTCGCCCAGGGGCTCGAATTCGACTTCGCGGTGCTGCCCTGCCTGGCCATCATCTTCGCCTCGGCGGTGGTCAATCTGGGCTTGCAGATCGCCTTCAATCCGATGCAGCGGATGGAGCCGATCTATGCGGCGCTGCTGCTGGCGCTGAACATCGCCGAACTCGCCGGCCTGCTGTATTTCACCGGCGGGCTGCAGAATCCGTTCGCGTTCCTGTTCCTCGGCCCGGTGCTGATCGCCGCCACCGCGCTGCCGACAAGGATGACGATCGCGCTCGGCGTCTTCGCCGCCGGCTGCGCCGCGCTGCTCGGCTACAATCATCAGCCGCTGCCCTGGGCCGGCGACGAGGCGGTGCAGCTTCCGGAAATCTATCTGGTCGGCGTCTGGCTCTCGATCCTGCTCGCGATCGGCGTCACCAGCGTCTACACCTTCCAGGTCACCGAGGAGGCGCGCAAGCTCGCCGACGCGCTGTCGGCGACCGAGCTGGTGCTGGAGCGCGAGCAGCATCTGACCCAGATCGACGGGCTCGCCGCCGCCGCCGCGCACGAACTCGGCACGCCGCTGTCGACGATCTTCCTGATCTCGCGCGAACTGGAGAAGACCGCGCCGCCGGAGATGGCCGGCGATCTCAAGACGCTGCGTGAGCAGGCGCAGCGCTGCCGCGAGATCCTCGCCAAGATCTCGCATCTCAACGCCGCCGGCGCGCCGTTCGACATGATGCCGCTGTCGACGCTGATCGAGGAGGCGGTGGCGCCGCACCGCGATTTCGGCGTCACGATCAAGATCCGGGTCGCGGTCTCCGGCGTCGCCGAGCCGGTGGTGATGCGTAATCCGGCAATCCTTTACGGCATCGGCAACATCCTGGAGAACGCCGTCGATTTCGCCCGCGACACCGTCGAGGTCAACGCCTGGTGGAATGCCGAGACCGTCCAGATCATGATCTCGGACGACGGGCCGGGCATCAAACCCGACCTCCTGAAGCGGATCGGTGAGCCGTATCTATCGCGGCGCCGCCATGCCGACGACGCCTCGAACGAGCGTTCCGGCCTCGGGCTGGGGGTGTTCATCGCCCGCACCCTGCTGGAGCGCACCGGCGCCAAAGTCTCGTTCCGCAACAAGCTGTTCCCCGATCACGGCGCGGTGGTCCAGCTCACCTGGCCGCGCAACCGCTTCGAGAATTCCGAAATCTCCGCCGTCGCAGAGGTTTGA
- a CDS encoding ABC transporter ATP-binding protein, translated as MTAETARTPEPPATAAHAAAAIEVAHLVKVYKATRAVDDISFSVARGSITGLLGGNGAGKTTTIAMIMGLVLPTAGRIRVLGHDMPERRADVLGRINFESPYVDMPSRLTVRQNLRVFGKLYDVPDLPGRIAELAADLDLGDFLDRPSGKLSAGQKTRVALAKALINRPELLLLDEPTASLDPDTADWIRSHLETYCRQHGASILLASHNMLEVERLCDRVIIMKRGRIEDDDAPAAIMARYNRATLEEVFLDVARGRARGEEQGDQPA; from the coding sequence ATGACCGCCGAGACCGCTCGCACCCCCGAACCGCCCGCCACCGCCGCGCACGCTGCCGCGGCGATCGAGGTCGCGCATCTGGTCAAGGTCTACAAGGCGACGCGCGCGGTCGACGACATCTCCTTCAGCGTCGCGCGCGGCAGCATCACCGGGCTGCTCGGCGGCAACGGCGCCGGCAAGACCACCACGATCGCGATGATCATGGGGCTGGTGCTGCCGACCGCCGGCCGGATCCGGGTGCTCGGCCACGACATGCCGGAGCGACGCGCCGACGTGCTCGGCCGGATCAATTTCGAAAGCCCCTATGTCGACATGCCGTCGCGGTTGACGGTGCGGCAGAACCTGCGGGTGTTCGGCAAGCTTTACGACGTGCCGGATCTGCCCGGCCGGATCGCCGAACTCGCCGCCGATCTCGACCTCGGCGATTTTCTCGACCGCCCCAGCGGCAAGCTCTCCGCCGGCCAGAAGACCCGCGTGGCATTGGCCAAGGCGCTGATCAACCGCCCCGAACTGCTGCTGCTCGACGAGCCGACCGCCTCGCTCGATCCCGACACCGCCGACTGGATCCGGTCGCATCTCGAGACCTATTGCCGGCAGCACGGCGCCTCGATCCTGCTCGCCTCGCACAACATGCTCGAGGTCGAGCGCTTGTGCGACCGCGTCATCATCATGAAGCGCGGCCGGATCGAGGACGACGACGCCCCCGCCGCGATCATGGCGCGCTACAATCGCGCAACGCTCGAAGAGGTGTTCCTCGACGTCGCCCGCGGCCGCGCGCGGGGCGAAGAGCAGGGAGACCAGCCGGCATGA
- a CDS encoding ABC transporter permease, translating into MRSLIDSLELGRGIAWHRIAAMVLRYWYLLMSSWPRLLELVYWPALQIITWGFLQSYIADNAGFFARAGGTLIGAVILWDILFRGQLGFSISFLEEMWARNLGNLMMSPLKPIEFLAALMIMSLVRLAIGIIPMALLAMIFFDFNLLGFGLPLIAFFCNLIFTSWALGIFVSGLVLRNGLGAESIVWTLMFAVMPLACVYYPVSVLPHWLQPIAWALPPTYVFEGMRALLMQHQFRADLMLWSLALNAVLFAASFVSFLVMLNSARRHGSLIQSGE; encoded by the coding sequence ATGAGATCGCTGATCGACAGCCTCGAACTCGGCCGCGGCATCGCCTGGCATCGCATCGCCGCGATGGTGCTGCGCTATTGGTACCTTCTGATGTCGTCGTGGCCGCGGCTGCTCGAGCTGGTGTACTGGCCGGCGCTGCAGATCATCACCTGGGGCTTTCTGCAGAGCTACATCGCGGACAATGCCGGGTTCTTCGCCCGCGCCGGCGGCACGCTGATCGGCGCGGTGATCCTGTGGGACATCCTGTTCCGCGGCCAGCTCGGCTTCTCGATCTCGTTTCTGGAAGAGATGTGGGCGCGCAATCTCGGCAACCTGATGATGAGCCCGCTGAAGCCGATCGAATTCCTGGCGGCGCTGATGATCATGAGCCTGGTGCGGCTGGCGATCGGCATCATCCCGATGGCGCTACTGGCGATGATCTTCTTCGACTTCAACCTGCTCGGCTTCGGCCTGCCGCTGATCGCCTTCTTCTGCAACCTGATCTTCACCAGCTGGGCGCTCGGCATCTTCGTCTCCGGCCTGGTGCTGCGCAACGGGCTCGGCGCCGAGAGCATCGTCTGGACGCTGATGTTCGCGGTGATGCCGCTCGCCTGCGTGTACTATCCGGTGTCGGTGCTGCCGCATTGGCTGCAGCCGATCGCCTGGGCGCTGCCGCCGACCTACGTGTTCGAAGGCATGCGGGCGCTGCTGATGCAGCATCAGTTCCGCGCCGACCTGATGCTGTGGTCGCTGGCGCTGAATGCTGTCCTGTTCGCGGCCTCGTTCGTGAGCTTTCTGGTGATGCTGAACAGTGCACGGCGGCACGGATCGTTAATTCAAAGCGGCGAATAG
- a CDS encoding polyhydroxyalkanoate depolymerase, translating to MPVIGEFGRPPELPAEVSPAMTTPMYWFYELAHASLNPARAMSDAAKLMFKNPLNPWSHTDLGKSIAAACEVFERTTRRYGKPEWGLDTTEVNGMRVPIEIHNVWEKPFCRLLYFERKLEHPLRHPQPRVLIVAPMSGHYATLLRGTVEAFLPTHEVYITDWTDARMVPVAAGRFDLDDYVDYVIEMLQTLGGNVHVVAVCQPSVPVLAAVSVMEANDDPFVPLSMTLMGGPIDTRRNPTAVNNLAAEKGIDWFRSHVITKVPFPHPGVMRDVYPGFLQLNGFISMNLDRHMDAHKNLFNHLVQGDGDLADKHREFYDEYLAVMDLTAEFYLQTVDVVFVKHALPKGEMMHRGKLVEPWKIKRVALMTVEGEKDDISGLGQTEATHTLCSSIPDERRVHYVQKGVGHYGVFNGSRFRSEIVPRISDFMLSAANGARANAAE from the coding sequence ATGCCCGTGATTGGTGAATTTGGCCGTCCGCCGGAGCTGCCGGCCGAAGTCAGTCCGGCGATGACCACGCCGATGTACTGGTTCTACGAACTCGCTCACGCCTCGCTCAATCCGGCGCGCGCGATGTCGGACGCAGCAAAGCTGATGTTCAAGAATCCGCTGAACCCGTGGAGTCACACCGATCTCGGCAAGTCGATCGCGGCGGCCTGCGAAGTGTTCGAGCGTACCACGCGCCGTTACGGCAAGCCGGAATGGGGCCTCGACACCACCGAGGTCAACGGCATGCGGGTGCCGATCGAAATTCACAATGTGTGGGAAAAGCCGTTCTGCCGGCTGTTGTATTTCGAACGCAAGCTGGAACACCCGCTGCGCCATCCGCAGCCGCGGGTGCTGATCGTGGCGCCGATGTCGGGTCACTACGCGACGCTGCTGCGCGGCACCGTCGAGGCCTTCCTGCCGACCCACGAAGTGTACATCACCGACTGGACCGATGCCCGGATGGTGCCGGTCGCCGCCGGCCGCTTCGACCTCGACGACTATGTCGACTATGTCATCGAGATGCTGCAGACGCTGGGCGGCAACGTCCACGTCGTCGCGGTGTGCCAGCCCTCGGTGCCGGTGCTGGCCGCGGTCTCGGTGATGGAAGCCAACGACGATCCGTTCGTGCCGCTGTCGATGACGCTGATGGGCGGCCCGATCGACACCCGCCGCAATCCGACCGCGGTCAACAATCTCGCCGCCGAGAAGGGCATCGACTGGTTCCGCAGCCACGTCATCACCAAGGTGCCGTTCCCGCATCCGGGCGTGATGCGCGACGTCTATCCGGGATTCCTGCAGCTCAATGGCTTCATCAGCATGAATCTCGACCGCCACATGGACGCGCACAAGAACCTGTTCAACCATCTGGTTCAGGGCGACGGCGACCTCGCCGACAAGCATCGCGAGTTCTACGACGAATATCTGGCGGTGATGGACCTGACCGCGGAGTTCTATCTGCAGACCGTCGATGTGGTGTTCGTCAAGCACGCGCTGCCGAAGGGCGAGATGATGCATCGGGGCAAGCTGGTCGAGCCGTGGAAGATCAAGCGCGTGGCGCTGATGACGGTCGAAGGCGAGAAGGACGACATCTCCGGCCTCGGACAGACCGAAGCGACGCACACGCTGTGCAGCTCGATTCCGGACGAGCGCCGCGTGCACTACGTGCAGAAGGGCGTCGGCCATTACGGCGTGTTCAACGGTTCGCGGTTCCGATCCGAAATCGTGCCGCGCATTTCCGATTTCATGCTGTCGGCCGCGAACGGCGCACGCGCTAACGCGGCGGAGTAA
- a CDS encoding M48 family metallopeptidase, translating into MICFRAGRFQWRRIWQTPGNLLLSGSAEMAFRALLYRRPTEPSTIPVRHGSQFFAVRIRRHRRATRYTLRIHPSDREAILTMPPRGTLADAKDFAQRHGAWIAARLGRLPKAAPFQPGTLVPLRGHDHRIVHRAGRGTVWTETRESGERIICVAGEAEHIDRRVHDFLKREARADLQKACDRYAPELGVKVTRLSIRDQSSRWGSCTSAGSLSFSWRLILAPPYVLDYLAAHEVAHLVEMNHSARFWRVVGKVCPHMERAKTWLDTHGNDLHRYGISD; encoded by the coding sequence ATGATTTGTTTTCGCGCCGGGCGCTTCCAATGGCGGCGGATATGGCAGACTCCAGGCAATCTCCTGTTGTCCGGATCTGCAGAAATGGCCTTCCGCGCACTTCTCTATCGGCGGCCCACCGAGCCGTCGACCATCCCCGTTCGTCACGGCTCGCAGTTTTTTGCCGTTCGCATCCGGCGTCATCGCCGTGCGACGCGCTACACGCTGCGGATTCATCCGAGTGATCGCGAAGCGATCCTGACGATGCCGCCGCGCGGCACGCTCGCCGACGCCAAGGATTTCGCACAGCGTCACGGCGCCTGGATCGCCGCGCGTCTCGGCCGTCTGCCGAAGGCGGCGCCGTTCCAGCCCGGCACGCTGGTGCCGCTGCGCGGCCACGACCATCGCATCGTGCATCGCGCCGGCCGCGGCACGGTGTGGACCGAGACGCGCGAGAGCGGCGAGCGGATCATCTGCGTCGCCGGCGAGGCCGAGCACATCGATCGCCGCGTCCACGACTTCCTCAAGCGCGAGGCGCGCGCCGACCTGCAGAAGGCCTGCGACCGTTATGCACCCGAGCTCGGCGTCAAGGTGACGCGGCTGTCGATCCGCGACCAGTCGAGCCGCTGGGGCTCCTGCACCTCGGCGGGATCGCTGTCGTTCTCGTGGCGGCTGATCCTGGCGCCGCCCTACGTGCTGGATTATCTCGCCGCGCACGAGGTCGCGCATCTGGTCGAGATGAACCATTCGGCGCGGTTCTGGCGTGTGGTCGGCAAGGTCTGCCCGCACATGGAGCGCGCCAAGACCTGGCTCGACACCCACGGCAACGATCTGCACCGCTACGGTATCAGCGACTGA